In Polynucleobacter arcticus, the following proteins share a genomic window:
- the folP gene encoding dihydropteroate synthase: protein MKHTLPATWCCGRFLFDFSKRQRPLVMGILNTTPDSFSDGGQFRTASDAIAQAERMIASGVDMIDIGGESTRPGAEPVSLQEELDRILPVIEVLKDCGVALSIDTYKAETMRQALKAGVDCVNDIWALRQEGALEAVLESGASNPERLCGIVLMHMQRDPQTMQFNPEYQDVIAEVKLFLQERLALLEARGIAQNRIAIDPGFGFGKSLVHNLNMLTNFDHFSQLGYPVLAGISRKSMLGKLTGRDTNERVASSIAAAILAADRGARIIRVHDVQETVDALKIWEAVQTS, encoded by the coding sequence ATGAAGCACACTCTGCCCGCAACGTGGTGTTGCGGGCGTTTTCTTTTTGACTTTAGCAAACGTCAACGCCCACTCGTCATGGGTATTCTGAATACCACGCCAGATTCTTTTTCTGATGGGGGGCAGTTTCGTACAGCAAGCGATGCTATTGCCCAGGCTGAGCGCATGATTGCCAGTGGCGTAGACATGATTGATATTGGTGGAGAATCTACTCGCCCTGGCGCTGAGCCAGTTTCTCTGCAGGAAGAGTTAGATCGTATCCTGCCGGTAATTGAGGTCTTGAAGGATTGCGGAGTAGCGCTATCGATTGATACCTATAAAGCAGAGACAATGCGTCAAGCTCTTAAGGCTGGCGTGGACTGTGTGAATGACATCTGGGCATTGCGACAAGAGGGTGCGTTAGAGGCTGTACTCGAGAGCGGAGCAAGCAATCCAGAGAGACTCTGCGGAATTGTCTTAATGCATATGCAACGTGATCCTCAAACGATGCAGTTTAATCCTGAGTATCAAGATGTCATTGCTGAAGTAAAGCTATTCCTGCAAGAGCGTTTAGCTTTACTTGAGGCACGGGGCATTGCACAAAATCGTATTGCCATTGATCCAGGGTTTGGTTTTGGCAAAAGCCTGGTACACAACCTCAATATGCTCACCAACTTCGATCACTTCTCCCAACTGGGCTATCCAGTGCTGGCGGGGATTTCTCGTAAATCGATGTTGGGTAAGTTAACAGGTCGTGATACCAACGAGCGAGTAGCGTCCAGCATTGCGGCGGCCATTCTGGCAGCAGATCGGGGTGCCCGCATTATCCGGGTCCACGATGTTCAGGAGACGGTAGATGCGCTCAAGATCTGGGAAGCGGTTCAGACTTCATAA